In Colletotrichum higginsianum IMI 349063 chromosome 1, whole genome shotgun sequence, one genomic interval encodes:
- a CDS encoding Calcium-transporting P-type ATPase: MQWPWHKRKDSDDGDTLLPLATKVPSINGLAMDPVETESSRSRPGYVRTTSVQSRTIADEFSSMSPAEAASRLQTSLTHGLSPAEALNRLSDYGPNEIPHEPPEPLWLRFIKQFQEPLIALLLVSAGASIFLGNTDDAVSITVAVTIVVSVGFVQEYRSEKSIEALSQLVPNHAHLVRSAASKTPGSARTPTWPPQGSMDGNESVGSTTPGEEMLEATSSKVMASQLVPGDLVYFTTGDRIPADIRVTKAADLTIDESNLTGENEPVRITAETKVRNLLSPAYGADTLQLPSPSAVSDSRDTGGNGENNIAWMGTLVRSGHGQGIVFATGGSTNFGTIATSVSGTESPRSPLQLSMDDLGSQLSKFSFGVIGLISLVGWLQGKKLLEIFTISISLAVAAIPEGLPIIVTVTLALGVHRMARHNAIVRKMPKVETLGSVNVVCTDKTGTLTMNHMTTAKMWYFGANDAIDVESDDEATETKPDPATLRILRIGNIANNGRLAQQYTENGAAARAVLSSTQGTDFASTYTRWCGQPTDVAMLDLLDRFKEHDVRESIGPRLSETPFSSERKWMGVTIGTNDKEFAYMKGSIDRILEACDTYLTRDGREIVLDSARRQEALQAAEAMASKGLRVLAFASGAVSRYRGRATLTPTHRTNTPGEGPRPQPVDETYRGLTFAGLVGMSDPPRPGVGKALRRLLRGGVRVVMITGDAETTAVAIGRQLGMPIAKSIEHASNQASVRPVLRGEDVDAMSEQELSQAIQHTTIFARTNPDHKLKIIRAFQARGDIVAMTGDGVNDAPALKRADIGISMGLHGTDVAKEAADMILTDDDFSTILRAIEEGKGIFNNIQNFLTFQLSTSAAGLSLVLFCTILGFKSPLNAMQILWINIIMDGPPAQSLGVEAVDADVMNRPPRKRNDAVLTRKLLYRVLTSASIIMMGTMLVYRREMLADGEVNRRDTTMTFTCFVLFDMFNALACRSESKSVLRGEVGLFSNSLFNWAVSLSIAGQLLVIYFPWLQEVFQTEALGFFDLVGLLILCSTVFWADEFRKYWNPFPRPEQQSPTSAGRQGSYAQSRQLAPMSTLTNGVSSHRADSDNAANGVHGAAARPSSGSNSTIYAASSVTDVRAALEALHARESTITSRLDALLGSQADLARELGRLDLLRAGLGSQVIAARSVGNDMLSTAADTAGRLSNKVKELDLEKSRVEDTLEVVNQVVELKACVQGVVGSMGAPQDWEAAAAYLARAMQVPEDITKGKFASSIVPSVEVPDPPWTTLENAKESLCGLFLREFEKATKEEDGAKVTRFFKLFPLIGRGDVGLDVYGRYVCQGVAGTARSVLKESPGAQARKEGFFYANALTRLFDHIARIVEGHGGLVERHYGSGKMVRVIERLQQEADVQGGIILDSWSDERDVDRRMKDVKSYPFSFLVQSFLPQQRSGTPRVNSPAMGAGANQRDSEDEGVNMKEVDGLLSEIAIMLGRWSLYSRFLAGKTRDPSSSEDAPLSVPDVVVKSNLKKKVSDKLTSPYNTMMTFFFRRSVEKAFQLDESPSGLSLSMNKHIDTNQPFIISAVDDVMYVVSAVIQKSISTSQRDVIASVIPTIGRVLSSDFVGMIQRKMRDESYPKPIVQGGFPPEDKIIQFIVLINSLDTANEYLGRIITSNVGSTNDASKTNGEAYESSLKDTFPFEKDVAFVASALNTLHSSFTTKSTELLNEGLQVLFKQVVQPRLRPVIAETFRDVDYSLSEEELAEFAQQNDEDEEEMLDQVSRRFEHGWDQLMKPISRLLTAHTFTVLHDLTARYLSRVLERRVWDARANAYGVIRMARDFSSIVSTVSKGNYGVRELFARVSQILMVANMEEEEWEEISVQPDDEEDGMIWVLTEDERRRARHLTSRERRG; encoded by the exons ATGCAGTGGCCCTGGCACAAGAGGAAAGACtccgacgatggcgacaCTTTGCTGCCCCTGGCGACCAAGGTGCCGAGCATCAACGGCTTGGCCATGGATCCTGTAGAAACGGAATCGTCGCGATCGAGGCCAGGCTACGTTCGGACCACATCGGTGCAGTCGAGA ACCATTGCCGACGAGTTTTCCTCCATGAGTCCAGCAGAAGCTGCCAGCCGGCTTCAAACTTCTCTTACTCACGGCCTGTCCCCTGCCGAAGCCTTGAACCGACTCAGCGACTATGGGCCGAACGAAATCCCCCACGAGCCCCCCGAACCACTGTGGCTGCGGTTCATCAAACAGTTTCAAGAACCACTCATTGCCCTACTGCTCGTTTCGGCTGGGGCCTCGATATTTCTGGGCAACACGGATGACGCGGTCAGCATCACTGTAGCGGTAACCATTGTCGTTTCGGTTGGCTTTGTGCAAGAATACCGGTCGGAAAAGTCAATAGAGGCACTCAGTCAGCTAGTCCCCAACCACGCTCACCTTGTCCGGTCAGCCGCCAGCAAAACGCCGGGCAGCGCTCGGACTCCTACATGGCCGCCGCAGGGCTCAATGGACGGCAACGAGTCGGTGGGATCTACTACGCCGGGCGAGGAAATGCTCGAGGCAACTTCGTCAAAGGTCATGGCCTCGCAGCTTGTACCGGGAGACCTTGTCTACTTCACCACGGGCGATCGTATCCCAGCAGATATCCGGGTCACCAAGGCAGCAGACCTCACTATTGACGAGTCGAATCTTACGGGAGAGAACGAACCAGTTCGCATCACGGCCGAAACAAAAGTCCGAAATCTCTTGTCCCCCGCATATGGAGCAGACACGCTCCAACTCCCGAGTCCCTCCGCCGTATCTGACAGTAGGGATACTGGCGGAAACGGTGAAAACAACATTGCTTGGATGGGCACCTTGGTGAGATCCGGCCACGGTCAGGGTATCGTCTTCGCGACGGGTGGGAGCACCAACTTCGGAACCATTGCGACCAGTGTTTCTGGGACGGAAAGCCCACGTTCACCTTTGCAACTTTCCATGGACGACCTTGGCTCCCAGCTTAGCAAATTCTCATTTGGCGTCATCGGCCTCATTTCCTTGGTTGGCTGGCTGCAGGGAAAGAAGCTGCTCGAAATTTTCACGATATCCATCTCTCTAGCTGTCGCAGCTATTCCGGAAGGCCTACCAATCATCGTGACTGTCACCCTGGCACTCGGCGTTCATAGGATGGCCCGCCATAACGCTATTGTGCGTAAGATGCCTAAGGTAGAGACTCTGGGCTCGGTGAATGTCGTATGTACCGACAAGACAG GAACTCTTACCATGAACCACATGACAACGGCCAAGATGTGGTACTTCGGTGCCAATGACGCCATTGATGTTGAATCCGACGATGAGGCCACGGAAACCAAGCCGGACCCTGCTACTCTACGAATTCTGCGTATTGGTAATATTGCGAATAACGGACGTCTTGCACAGCAGTACACTGAGAACGGTGCAGCTGCTAGAGCAGTGCTTTCGTCCACACAGGGAACGGACTTTGCTTCGACTTACACACGCTGGTGTGGACAACCCACCGATGTTGCCATGCTCGATCTGCTTGACAGATTCAAAGAGCACGATGTCCGCGAATCCATCGGTCCGCGCCTAAGCGAAACCCCCTTCAGCTCTGAGCGTAAGTGGATGGGCGTCACGATTGGAACTAACGACAAGGAGTTCGCCTACATGAAGGGTTCCATTGATCGGATTCTCGAAGCATGCGACACCTATCTTAcccgagatggccgagagATCGTTCTCGACTCCGCGCGCCGTCAGGAAGCGTTGCAGGCCGCAGAAGCCATGGCCTCGAAGGGTCTCCGCGTGCTTGCTTTTGCAAGCGGCGCTGTTTCGCGATATAGGGGCAGGGCTACGCTGACACCCACCCATCGCACCAACACACCGGGCGAAGGCCCTCGTCCCCAACCCGTGGACGAGACTTACAGGGGCCTCACATTCGCTGGGTTGGTTGGAATGAGCGACCCGCCGAGGCCAGGAGTTGGCAAGGCGCTCAGGAGATTACTCCGGGGAGGTGTTAGAGTCGTCATGATCACAGGTGATGCCGAAACAACTGCCGTCGCCATTGGCAGGCAGCTTGGCATGCCGATTGCTAAATCGATCGAACACGCTTCCAACCAAGCATCAGTACGTCCTGTTTTGCGGGGGGAGGACGTTGACGCCATGTCAGAGCAAGAGCTTTCACAGGCCATCCAGCATACCACAATCTTTGCCCGCACGAATCCGGACCACAAGCTGAAGATCATCCGCGCTTTTCAGGCCAGGGGCGATATCGTCGCCATGACTGGAGACGGTGTCAATGACGCCCCGGCTCTGAAGAGAGCAGATATTGGCATTTCGATGGGCCTGCATGGAACTGATGTTgcgaaggaggcggcggacaTGATTCTTACCGACGATGACTTCTCCACCATACTTCGAGCAATCGAAGAGGGTAAGGGAATCTTCAACAACATCCAGAACTTCCTGACGTTCCAGCTGAGCACAAGCGCGGCTGGGCTATCCCTCGTTCTATTCTGCACAATTCTCGGGTTCAAGTCGCCCCTGAATGCGATGCAGATCCTCTGGATCA ACATCATCATGGACGGTCCGCCTGCGCAGTcactcggcgtcgaggctgTTGATGCCGATGTCATGAATCGTCCCCCTCGCAAGCGTAACGACGCGGTGCTGACGAGGAAGCTCCTCTACAGAGTCTTGACATCGGCATCCATCATCATGATGGGCACTATGCTCGTCTATAGACGTGAAATGCTTGCGGATGGGGAGGTTAACCGCCGCGACACGACCATGACTTTCACTTGCTTTGTACTCTTCGACATGTTCAACGCCTTGGCCTGCCGATCCGAATCAAAGTCGGTATTGCGAGGCGAAGTCGGGCTTTTCTCAAATTCCCTCTTCAACTGGGCCGTCTCGCTCAGCATCGCGGGCCAGTTGCTCGTTATATACTTCCCATGGCTCCAGGAGGTTTTCCAAACGGAAGCCCTGGGCTTCTTCGATCTTGTCGGCCTGTTGATTCTTTGCAGCACGGTGTTCTGGGCGGATGAGTTTAGAAAGTACTGGAA TCCCTTCCCCCGGCCCGAACAACAATCCCCTACCTCTGCTGGCAGGCAAGGTAGCTATGCACAATCTCGCCAGCTTGCGCCAATGTCAACACTCACGAATGGCGTCTCCTCCCATCGCGCGGACAGCGACAATGCCGCCAACGGCGTGCACGGCGCTGCGGCCCGACCCAGCAGTGGCAGCAACAGTACCATTTACGCAGCCTCGAGCGTCACCGACGtgcgcgccgccctcgaagCTCTCCATGCCCGCGAGTCGACGATAACAAGCCGCCTTGACGCACTCCTAGGTTCCCAGGCCGATCTTGCTCGCGAGTTGGGCCGTCTGGACTTGCTGCGCGCGGGGCTCGGGAGTCAGGTCATTGCCGCGCGGTCCGTGGGCAACGACATGCTTtccacggcggcggacaCGGCCGGACGGCTGAGCAACAAGGTGAAGGAGTTGGATTTGGAAAAGAGCCGGGTCGAGGATacgctcgaggtcgtcaacCAAGTTGTCGAGCTCAAGGCTTGCGTGCAAGGTGTCGTGGGGAGCATGGGTGCCCCGCAGGACTGGGAAGCTGCTGCAGCGTACCTTGCGCGAGCGATGCAGGTGCCAGAAGACATCACCAAGGGCAAGTTTGCCTCGTCGATTGTTCCGTCCGTTGAGGTGCCTGATCCTCCATGGACGACGCTCGAGAATGCCAAGGAGAGCCTGTGTGGGCTGTTCCTGAGGGAGTTTGAAAAAGCCACCAAGGAGGAAGATGGTGCCAAGGTTACCCGATTCTTCAAGCTCTTCCCTCTCATTGGCAGAGGGGACGTTGGACTGGATGTCTACGGACGGTATGTCTGCCAGGGCGTGGCTGGCACTGCACGATCCGTGTTGAAGGAGAGCCCCGGGGCCCAGGCGAGAAAGGAAGGCTTCTTCTATGCCAATGCCCTCACCAGACTGTTTGATCACATTGCACGGATCGTGGAGGGCCATGGGGGCCTTGTCGAACGACATTACGGCTCTGGCAAAATGGTCCGCGTCATCGAGCGGTTACAACAGGAGGCAGACGTGCAGGGTGGCATCATCCTCGACTCCTGGAGCGACGAGCGCGATGTCGATAGGCGGATGAAAGACGTCAAGAGCTATCCCTTTTCGTTTTTAGTCCAGAGTTTCTTGCCGCAGCAGAGGAGCGGGACGCCGCGGGTCAATTCGCCTGCGATGGGTGCCGGGGCGAATCAACGCGATAGCGAGGATGAGGGCGTTAACATGAAAGAGGTGGACGGCCTCCTTAGTGAGATCGCCATCATGCTTGGACGGTGGTCTCTCTACTCTCGGTTTCTGGCAGGAAAGACTCGG GATCCTTCGTCGTCCGAAGACGCTCCACTCTCCGTGCCGGATGTTGTTGTCAAGTCCAACCTCAAAAAGAAGGTTTCTGACAAGCTCACGTCCCCGTATAACACCATGatgaccttcttcttccgacGGTCAGTTGAGAAGGCGTTTCAGCTGGACGAGTCGCCGAGCGGGTTGTCTCTCAGCATGAACAAGCACATCGACACAAACCAGCCGTTCATTATCTCTGCGGTGGACGACGTCATGTACGTCGTCAGTGCCGTTATCCAGAAATCAATATCAACATCGCAAAGAGATGTTATTGCGTCTGTGATTCCCACCATCGGCCGGGTTCTCAGCTCTGATTTCGTCGGCATGATCCAGCGAAAGATGCGCGACGAGTCGTACCCCAAACCTATCGTACAAGGAGGGTTTCCGCCAGAGGACAAGATCATTCAGTTCATCGTCCTGATCAATAGTCTCGACACCGCTAATGAGTATCTCGGGCGCATCATTACTAGCAACGTCGGGAGCACGAACGATGCATCAAAGACAAATGGCGAGGCATATGAATCGTCACTTAAAGATACATTTCCCTTCGAAAAGGACGTTGCGTTCGTGGCCTCCGCCCTCAACACCTTGCACAGCTCCTTCACTACCAAGTCGACTGAGCTCCTCAACGAAGGCCTCCAGGTACTCTTTAAGCAGGTCGTTCAGCCGCGTCTTCGACCGGTGATTGCCGAAACCTTTCGCGATGTAGATTACTCCCTGTCCGAGGAGGAGCTAGCCGAATTTGCGCAGCAgaacgacgaggatgaagaagagatGCTTGATCAGGTATCACGGCGGTTCGAGCACGGCTGGGACCAACTCATGAAGCCCATCTCGCGACTCTTGACTGCCCACACGTTCACAGTCCTGCATGACTTGACAGCGCGCTATCTCTCGCGTGTACTTGAGCGTAGAGTATGGGACGCCCGAGCCAACGCCTACGGTGTCATCCGCATGGCGCGCGATTTTTCCAGCATTGTCAGCACGGTATCCAAGGGTAATTACGGCGTCAGGGAGCTGTTTGCCAGAGTGTCGCAGATACTGATGGTGGCCAAcatggaggaagaggagtgGGAGGAGATTTCGGTCCAGCctgacgatgaggaggacggTATGATCTGGGTACTGACCGAGgacgagcggcggcgggccagGCACCTGACGTCCAGAGAGCGTAGAGGGTGA